The following proteins come from a genomic window of Sardina pilchardus chromosome 1, fSarPil1.1, whole genome shotgun sequence:
- the LOC134101148 gene encoding uncharacterized protein LOC134101148 isoform X1 produces the protein MDGRRHFIEVVPKAKMEAKLRVVIEDQIEKLLLPSGIPSTVEELQTVVKETFGISVEFSLQYLDSEFEDFFTLHRSDQIKHKDTIKVVKADQILLDLFAVEDNLDSSIGQQSSDCDPRSDAESVALSSESSCGSVSSQASTVILPKKSSTERCQHWPKEFPIPQFAYETEMCLERAAEDYQKNGTLLNTSKVKADILEKLSETMYTYTAYPSGAQISDVAEALCTKYPFLKEPGSFSGFYGWQQSLKYKMANYRTKLRGFGVPEVICNALKRKSPADQKSARSVKKPRKAEVNYLPPYPAGENEESQEQERIQLLTEVRKRDNSKVIKEKMGKTFAHRRNEIVNQSPRIEDINARWPALFEASQIQDEFYRITMVHLESKFMAKLDEYTPKLVNLFQSKGGTMGLRLQAILLKAPTNPTTNVTRAVVIRCLVVYLGESLDHLLKEYDDTDGDSVSQDLAVQRIKIYTIKANTSEGPDDVGIVVEGLKVLTALGNFARACSMLVGLIYAVNLAYPKELKYTFEVFQKLLLELDCSKLTPKVNNLKNKLLA, from the exons GCAAAGATGGAGGCAAAGCTCCGAGTAGTAATTGAGGACCAGATTGAGAAGTTGCTCCTTCCATCAGGGATCCCATCCACTGTGGAGGAACTGCAAACTGTTGTGAAGGAGACCTTTGGAATATCTGTTGAGTTCAGTCTCCAGTATTTGGATTCTGAGTTTGAAGATTTCTTTACCCTCCATAGAAGTGACCAAATCAAACACAAGGACACCATAAAGGTTGTTAAGGCCGACCAAATTCTTCTTGACCTGTTTGCAGTTGAAGATAATTTGGACAGTTCCATTGGTCAACAATCAAGTGACTGTGATCCTAGATCTGATGCAGAGTCAGTTGCATTAAGTTCAGAGTCATCCTGTGGATCAGTGTCCTCACAGGCGTCTACTGTTATCCTGCCCAAGAAAAGTTCCACAGAGCGATGCCAACATTGGCCAAAGGAGTTCCCTATTCCACAGTTTGCATATGAAACTGAGATGTGCCTTGAAAGAGCAGCTGAAGACTATCAGAAGAATGGAACTCTTCTGAATACTTCAAAGGTGAAGGCAGACATACTTGAGAAACTGTCTGAAActatgtatacatatacagcATATCCATCAGGTGCACAGATCAGTGACGTTGCTGAGGCACTTTGCACGAAGTATCCATTTCTCAAGGAACCAGGCTCATTCTCAGGTTTCTATGGCTGGCAACAAAGCTTAAAGTACAAGATGGCAAATTATCGCACTAAACTTAGAGGCTTCGGAGTTCCTGAAGTTATATGCAATGCACTCAAACGCAAAAGCCCTGCTGACCAGAAGTCTGCAAGGAGTGTCAAAAAGCCTAGAAAGGCAGAAGTAAACTACCTCCCCCCTTACCCGGCAGGAGAGAATGAAGAAAGTCAAGAACAAGAGAGGATTCAGCTACTCACTGAAGTAAGGAAAAGGGACAACAGCAAAGTGATAAAGGAAAAAATGGGGAAAACATTTGCACACAGAAGAAATGAAATTGTCAACCAATCACCCAGGATTGAGGACATCAATGCCAGATGGCCTGCTCTATTTGAGGCATCTCAA ATTCAGGATGAGTTTTACAGAATCACAATGGTGCATCTTGAGTCGAAGTTCATGGCCAAGCTGGATGAATATACTCCGAAGCTTGTGAATCTCTTCCAATCCAAGGGTGGAACCATGGGGTTGAGGTTGCAGGCGATCTTACTCAAG gcTCCAACCAATCCTACCACTAACGTGACCAGAGCTGTTGTCATCCGATGTTTGGTGGTGTACCTTGGGGAATCTTTAGATCATCTCCTTAAAGAGTATGAT GATACTGATGGAGACAGTGTGTCACAGGACCTTGCTGTGCAAAGGATTAAAATCTACACCATCAAGGCGAATACATCAGAAGGTCCAGACGACGTTGGTATCGTGGTAGAGGGCCTGAAAGTTCTGACCGCTCTGGGCAACTTTGCAAGGGCTTGCTCCATGCTCGTTGGGTTGATCTATGCTGTAAATTTGGCCTATCCCAAGGAGCTCAAATATACGTTTGAAGTCTTCCAGAAACTCCTCCTCGAGCTGGACTGTTCAAAGCTGACCCCAAAAGTGAACAACCTCAAGAACAAACTGCTAGCTTAA
- the LOC134101148 gene encoding uncharacterized protein LOC134101148 isoform X2: protein MEAKLRVVIEDQIEKLLLPSGIPSTVEELQTVVKETFGISVEFSLQYLDSEFEDFFTLHRSDQIKHKDTIKVVKADQILLDLFAVEDNLDSSIGQQSSDCDPRSDAESVALSSESSCGSVSSQASTVILPKKSSTERCQHWPKEFPIPQFAYETEMCLERAAEDYQKNGTLLNTSKVKADILEKLSETMYTYTAYPSGAQISDVAEALCTKYPFLKEPGSFSGFYGWQQSLKYKMANYRTKLRGFGVPEVICNALKRKSPADQKSARSVKKPRKAEVNYLPPYPAGENEESQEQERIQLLTEVRKRDNSKVIKEKMGKTFAHRRNEIVNQSPRIEDINARWPALFEASQIQDEFYRITMVHLESKFMAKLDEYTPKLVNLFQSKGGTMGLRLQAILLKAPTNPTTNVTRAVVIRCLVVYLGESLDHLLKEYDDTDGDSVSQDLAVQRIKIYTIKANTSEGPDDVGIVVEGLKVLTALGNFARACSMLVGLIYAVNLAYPKELKYTFEVFQKLLLELDCSKLTPKVNNLKNKLLA, encoded by the exons ATGGAGGCAAAGCTCCGAGTAGTAATTGAGGACCAGATTGAGAAGTTGCTCCTTCCATCAGGGATCCCATCCACTGTGGAGGAACTGCAAACTGTTGTGAAGGAGACCTTTGGAATATCTGTTGAGTTCAGTCTCCAGTATTTGGATTCTGAGTTTGAAGATTTCTTTACCCTCCATAGAAGTGACCAAATCAAACACAAGGACACCATAAAGGTTGTTAAGGCCGACCAAATTCTTCTTGACCTGTTTGCAGTTGAAGATAATTTGGACAGTTCCATTGGTCAACAATCAAGTGACTGTGATCCTAGATCTGATGCAGAGTCAGTTGCATTAAGTTCAGAGTCATCCTGTGGATCAGTGTCCTCACAGGCGTCTACTGTTATCCTGCCCAAGAAAAGTTCCACAGAGCGATGCCAACATTGGCCAAAGGAGTTCCCTATTCCACAGTTTGCATATGAAACTGAGATGTGCCTTGAAAGAGCAGCTGAAGACTATCAGAAGAATGGAACTCTTCTGAATACTTCAAAGGTGAAGGCAGACATACTTGAGAAACTGTCTGAAActatgtatacatatacagcATATCCATCAGGTGCACAGATCAGTGACGTTGCTGAGGCACTTTGCACGAAGTATCCATTTCTCAAGGAACCAGGCTCATTCTCAGGTTTCTATGGCTGGCAACAAAGCTTAAAGTACAAGATGGCAAATTATCGCACTAAACTTAGAGGCTTCGGAGTTCCTGAAGTTATATGCAATGCACTCAAACGCAAAAGCCCTGCTGACCAGAAGTCTGCAAGGAGTGTCAAAAAGCCTAGAAAGGCAGAAGTAAACTACCTCCCCCCTTACCCGGCAGGAGAGAATGAAGAAAGTCAAGAACAAGAGAGGATTCAGCTACTCACTGAAGTAAGGAAAAGGGACAACAGCAAAGTGATAAAGGAAAAAATGGGGAAAACATTTGCACACAGAAGAAATGAAATTGTCAACCAATCACCCAGGATTGAGGACATCAATGCCAGATGGCCTGCTCTATTTGAGGCATCTCAA ATTCAGGATGAGTTTTACAGAATCACAATGGTGCATCTTGAGTCGAAGTTCATGGCCAAGCTGGATGAATATACTCCGAAGCTTGTGAATCTCTTCCAATCCAAGGGTGGAACCATGGGGTTGAGGTTGCAGGCGATCTTACTCAAG gcTCCAACCAATCCTACCACTAACGTGACCAGAGCTGTTGTCATCCGATGTTTGGTGGTGTACCTTGGGGAATCTTTAGATCATCTCCTTAAAGAGTATGAT GATACTGATGGAGACAGTGTGTCACAGGACCTTGCTGTGCAAAGGATTAAAATCTACACCATCAAGGCGAATACATCAGAAGGTCCAGACGACGTTGGTATCGTGGTAGAGGGCCTGAAAGTTCTGACCGCTCTGGGCAACTTTGCAAGGGCTTGCTCCATGCTCGTTGGGTTGATCTATGCTGTAAATTTGGCCTATCCCAAGGAGCTCAAATATACGTTTGAAGTCTTCCAGAAACTCCTCCTCGAGCTGGACTGTTCAAAGCTGACCCCAAAAGTGAACAACCTCAAGAACAAACTGCTAGCTTAA